The following proteins are encoded in a genomic region of Stutzerimonas balearica DSM 6083:
- a CDS encoding primase 1D-like protein, translating to MKVIDAGHPYWHVRRLVDECDGKINFLNFSYYRYTPQSLTDERKEFKLPVADFMQEINMSRLLLSAPVGYELAIHSLVHLREGSIAHIPMADMSSQSLAKLAKYRDYLDFAHRQQFSWYKSGRSFHGYGNALIAEADWSAYMGKLLLANEPGMPPVVDPRWVGHRLIGGYAALRWTKNTEHYKETPKKTS from the coding sequence ATGAAAGTGATTGACGCAGGCCATCCTTATTGGCATGTCAGGCGACTCGTAGACGAGTGCGATGGCAAGATAAATTTTTTGAATTTTAGCTATTATAGATATACCCCTCAGAGCTTAACAGATGAGCGGAAAGAATTTAAATTGCCTGTTGCCGATTTTATGCAAGAAATCAATATGTCCAGATTGTTATTGTCGGCGCCAGTAGGCTATGAGTTAGCAATTCATTCCCTTGTGCATCTGCGAGAGGGATCGATTGCACATATACCTATGGCGGATATGTCAAGTCAATCATTAGCAAAATTAGCTAAATACAGAGACTATCTTGATTTCGCTCATAGGCAGCAATTTTCTTGGTACAAGAGCGGTCGCTCTTTTCATGGATATGGCAACGCGCTAATTGCTGAGGCTGACTGGTCTGCATATATGGGGAAGCTCTTGCTTGCGAACGAGCCGGGCATGCCGCCAGTAGTCGACCCTCGTTGGGTTGGGCACCGACTTATCGGTGGGTACGCAGCACTAAGATGGACAAAAAACACCGAGCATTACAAAGAGACGCCAAAGAAAACCAGTTGA
- a CDS encoding DUF1993 domain-containing protein: protein MQLTTLLVPTYTQMLKTLSGWLKKAQAQLPEAEAQALLAARLAPDMFPLSTQVRFACVQAREAVCRLRGEAFPAAINELLDEGRQAGERPGTLADAYARIDETVALLDGLAADALDIDAGKPIAHELANGMIFDLTAEQYARDWTLAQFYFHVMTAYSILRNQGIELGKADYVAHMLPYLRPETIPKG, encoded by the coding sequence ATGCAGCTAACAACCCTCCTCGTCCCCACCTACACCCAAATGCTCAAAACCCTCTCCGGCTGGCTAAAGAAGGCGCAGGCCCAGCTGCCGGAAGCGGAGGCGCAGGCGTTGTTAGCCGCGCGGCTGGCGCCGGATATGTTTCCGCTGTCGACGCAGGTTCGTTTTGCCTGCGTGCAGGCGCGCGAGGCGGTGTGCCGGCTGAGGGGCGAGGCGTTCCCGGCCGCGATCAACGAGCTGCTGGACGAGGGGCGGCAGGCGGGGGAGCGGCCGGGCACGCTGGCCGATGCCTATGCCCGGATCGATGAGACGGTGGCGTTGCTCGACGGTCTTGCCGCCGATGCGCTGGATATAGATGCGGGCAAGCCGATCGCCCATGAGCTGGCCAACGGGATGATTTTCGACCTGACCGCGGAGCAATACGCGCGTGATTGGACGTTGGCGCAGTTCTATTTCCACGTGATGACGGCTTATTCGATCTTGCGTAACCAGGGGATCGAGCTGGGCAAGGCCGACTACGTGGCGCACATGCTGCCCTATCTGCGCCCGGAAACGATTCCCAAGGGTTGA
- a CDS encoding DUF4126 family protein, whose translation MSTSSNVLLAALAIGAVTGMRSLLAPTLVSRALSERDDLHGAGEAARLLTSDAAQAVLPVLAAGELAGDKLPFAPDRTIAPSLLFRALSAGVSAAALAGVRREPALLPALLGAAAALVSSRVGLRLRKPHQPRPVANAALGMVEDGLAFGLGRAALRQGLQRPGR comes from the coding sequence ATGAGCACTTCCAGCAATGTGTTACTGGCCGCCCTGGCCATTGGCGCGGTGACGGGTATGCGCAGCCTGCTGGCGCCGACCCTGGTCAGCCGGGCGTTGAGCGAGCGGGACGATCTGCACGGGGCGGGCGAGGCGGCACGGCTGCTGACGTCCGACGCGGCGCAGGCGGTGTTGCCGGTATTGGCGGCCGGCGAGCTGGCCGGTGATAAGCTGCCCTTCGCGCCGGATCGCACCATCGCGCCGTCGCTGCTGTTTCGCGCGCTGTCCGCCGGTGTAAGTGCCGCTGCGCTGGCTGGCGTGCGGCGTGAGCCGGCGCTGTTGCCGGCCTTGCTGGGGGCCGCGGCGGCGCTGGTGTCGTCGCGAGTCGGGCTGCGTTTGCGCAAGCCCCATCAGCCCCGGCCTGTGGCCAATGCCGCGCTTGGCATGGTCGAGGATGGGCTGGCGTTCGGCCTCGGCCGGGCAGCGTTGCGCCAGGGCTTGCAGCGGCCCGGGCGGTAG
- the yghU gene encoding glutathione-dependent disulfide-bond oxidoreductase, translating into MPDTAYVPPKVWTHDAPSGGKFASINAPTAGAREEKALPVGKHPLQLYSLATPNGVKVGIMLEELLALGHSGAEYDAWLIRIGEGDQFGSGFVEINPNSKIPALVDHSAAGGPLRVFESGSILVYLAEKFGAFLPTEVRARTETLNWLFWQMGSAPFLGGGFGHFYAYAPEKYEYPINRYAMEVKRQLDVLDRQLAEHRYVAGAEYSIADMAIWPWYGALVLGELYGAGEFLSVHEYRHVQRWAREIAERPAVIRGRKVNRSWGDESEQAPERHSAADLD; encoded by the coding sequence ATGCCCGATACCGCCTACGTACCGCCGAAAGTCTGGACCCACGACGCCCCCTCCGGCGGCAAGTTCGCCAGTATCAATGCGCCCACCGCTGGCGCACGCGAGGAGAAGGCGCTGCCGGTGGGCAAGCACCCGCTGCAGCTGTATTCGCTGGCCACGCCCAACGGGGTGAAGGTGGGCATCATGCTCGAGGAGCTGCTCGCCCTCGGCCACAGCGGCGCCGAGTACGACGCCTGGCTGATCCGCATCGGCGAGGGCGACCAGTTCGGTAGCGGCTTCGTCGAGATCAACCCGAACTCGAAGATTCCCGCGCTAGTGGACCACAGCGCCGCGGGCGGGCCGCTGCGGGTGTTCGAGTCCGGCTCGATCCTGGTCTACCTCGCCGAAAAGTTCGGCGCCTTCCTGCCGACCGAGGTCCGTGCGCGCACCGAGACGCTGAACTGGCTGTTCTGGCAGATGGGTTCGGCGCCCTTCCTCGGCGGTGGCTTCGGCCACTTCTATGCCTACGCGCCGGAGAAATACGAATACCCGATCAACCGCTACGCCATGGAGGTCAAGCGCCAGCTCGACGTACTCGACCGCCAGCTGGCCGAGCATCGCTACGTGGCCGGTGCCGAGTACAGCATCGCCGACATGGCGATCTGGCCCTGGTACGGCGCGCTGGTGCTGGGCGAGCTGTATGGCGCCGGCGAATTCCTCTCGGTGCACGAGTACCGGCACGTGCAGCGCTGGGCCAGGGAGATCGCCGAGCGACCGGCGGTCATCCGCGGGCGCAAGGTCAACCGCAGCTGGGGCGACGAATCCGAGCAGGCGCCAGAGCGCCACAGCGCCGCCGACCTCGACTGA
- a CDS encoding helix-turn-helix domain-containing protein, with translation MAEPTAFVSMAELGKLIQRTRKGQGLRLVDAAGLCGVSVRFLSELENGRESCSFGRVLNVCHTLGIELLAARRDGGDL, from the coding sequence ATGGCTGAACCTACTGCATTTGTTTCGATGGCCGAGCTGGGCAAGCTGATCCAGCGCACTCGCAAGGGTCAGGGGCTGCGTCTGGTGGACGCTGCCGGCCTGTGTGGCGTGAGCGTGCGCTTTCTGAGCGAGCTGGAAAATGGCCGCGAGAGCTGTTCGTTCGGACGGGTGCTGAACGTGTGTCATACGCTGGGCATCGAGCTGCTGGCGGCTAGACGTGACGGGGGCGACCTATGA
- a CDS encoding type II toxin-antitoxin system HipA family toxin, with protein sequence MSGLLGVYRGDSRIGELWLGDDGRSMGFRYSEAARFAISNSLPLATGMFAPTTGTAHNWFANLLPEEASRQLLVNRLGIADDDFSLLAAIGGDCAGALRIVDPERADALIESGQEPVDPNQLARWAQGKERYALFQPGKATRLSLAGAQDKIPVILEGGQLYLPSGAAASSHLIKFSLKPALVFNELYMNRLARIAGLLVPDSHAGQAGKAHYLAVARYDRERVDNRIERVHQEDMCQALGYPRRLKYQEEGGPTLAACAGLLRAVTTTPALQVRQLLRWQIFNVLAGNSDGHAKNISLLQDAKGRWSLAPAYDLVCTMVLPYSPSLGFAVGSNFHPQQLRRADWEELARHMGLAPPFVLRELRQMLDLLEPAANSAELQAELETVGMDEVGWAKVQHVRKYVVQQCRRYRKL encoded by the coding sequence ATGAGCGGACTGCTCGGCGTCTATCGGGGTGATAGCCGTATCGGTGAGCTTTGGCTGGGTGACGATGGCCGCAGCATGGGTTTTCGCTATAGCGAAGCAGCGCGGTTTGCAATCTCCAATAGCTTGCCGCTTGCAACCGGTATGTTTGCGCCAACGACCGGCACGGCACACAACTGGTTTGCCAATCTACTTCCCGAAGAAGCTTCGCGGCAGTTGCTGGTGAACCGGCTTGGGATCGCCGATGACGACTTTTCGCTGTTGGCCGCCATCGGTGGTGATTGTGCCGGTGCATTGCGCATTGTTGACCCGGAGCGGGCCGATGCGTTGATCGAATCTGGCCAGGAGCCGGTCGACCCCAATCAGCTGGCGCGCTGGGCACAGGGTAAAGAGCGCTACGCCTTGTTCCAGCCGGGCAAGGCGACACGTCTTTCCCTTGCCGGCGCTCAGGACAAGATTCCCGTAATCCTCGAAGGCGGCCAGCTCTACCTCCCGAGCGGTGCCGCCGCTTCTTCGCATCTGATCAAGTTCTCGCTAAAGCCGGCGTTGGTTTTCAACGAGCTCTATATGAACCGTCTGGCTCGGATCGCTGGGCTTTTGGTTCCCGACTCGCACGCAGGTCAGGCAGGGAAGGCTCACTATCTTGCCGTGGCTCGTTACGATCGTGAGCGAGTGGATAACCGGATCGAGCGGGTGCACCAGGAGGACATGTGCCAGGCGCTTGGCTATCCGCGGCGGCTCAAGTACCAGGAAGAGGGCGGCCCGACGCTGGCGGCCTGCGCAGGGCTGTTGCGCGCGGTGACGACCACGCCTGCGCTGCAGGTGCGCCAGCTGCTGCGCTGGCAGATATTCAACGTGCTGGCCGGCAACAGCGATGGCCATGCCAAGAACATCTCGTTGTTACAGGACGCCAAGGGGCGCTGGTCATTGGCGCCGGCCTATGACCTGGTATGTACGATGGTGCTGCCATACAGCCCCAGTCTTGGTTTCGCGGTCGGCAGCAACTTCCATCCGCAGCAGCTGCGCAGAGCCGATTGGGAAGAGCTGGCACGCCACATGGGCCTTGCGCCGCCGTTCGTACTGCGGGAGCTGCGGCAAATGCTGGATCTGCTCGAGCCAGCTGCCAATAGCGCCGAGTTGCAAGCCGAGCTGGAGACGGTTGGCATGGATGAGGTGGGTTGGGCAAAGGTCCAGCATGTGCGCAAATATGTCGTTCAGCAGTGCCGCCGCTACCGCAAGTTGTAG